The Oceanococcus atlanticus DNA window GCAAGCATTGGAAACCTGATCCTGACCGGCGGCTATCTCAATCAGAATCAGGACATCGACCCGATCCTGTTTCTGTTTTCACGTCTGGTGAATGTGCAAGGCACGGTGCGCGCCATTGTCAATGACACGGCTCATCTGGGTGCTGTTCTCAGGGATGGTCAGGAGATTCTTGGGCAACACCGCCTGACTGGCAAAGAAGTGGCGCCTTTGGATAGCCCGATCGCGCGCCTGTTTTTGTCGAGTGACGCGCAGCGGCGTCGTGATGTCTGCCCCAAGCTGGGCAAGAAGAATCGCAAATTGATCGAGTCGGCAGACCTAATCTGCTTTCCGCCGGGCAGCTACTACTCCAGCTTGCGGGCCAATCTGCTGCCCCATGGCGTGGGTTGTGCAGTCGCGAATAACCCCAATCCCAAGGTGTATGTGCCCAATCTTGCGCAGGACCCTGAGCAGGCCGGGCACAGCTTCAGTGAGTTGCTGGATGGTTTGATCGATGCGCTGCGCCATGATGGTGGCGGACATCAGCCAGATGGTAAATGGCTTGATTTTGTTCTGGTTGATCGCAAAAACGGCAGCTACCCCAAGGGCTTGAGTCGTCAGCACCTGGCTCGCAAGGGGGTGGAGTTAATCGACCTCCCGCTTATCAGTAAGACCAGCGCGCCTTATTACGACAACGAGTTACTGGTGCATGCGCTGCTGTCACTGGCCTGACCGCAGGTGATCGAGATGCCCAGGTGTCCGTTTAGGGGGTGATTCGGCTGCTAAGACCGAGCATCAGAAACAGGGCGATCCAGCCGAGTAGCTGGATAACAGGCCCGAGCCTGTCGGCCTGATGGCTATCGCTGGCACGTTGCTCCCAGAACCCCAGGGGCAGCCAGAAGGTCCACCAGCCCGGTCGCAGAATCATGCTCAAAATGACTACGTTGATGCCGACAATGGCCAACAATCCATCACCGGGCAGGCCCGCACGGGCTGTAATAGCGCAGATGAGTAGAGCCAGCCCAATTGCAAGCCACCGAGAGATCACGCGATACCTGTCATCGATGAATCGTTTGCGGCTGCGCTGAATCTGGCTGTGTTCAGGCGAGCGGCCTAATGAACGTAGCTCTGGGCCAGTTCGGCTTCGGTGATCAACAGATGCTCGGTTGCCAGCGGCAGGGCTGCGGGCAGGCCACGGGTGAGGCATTCATCAATCATGGCGGCACGCAACAGTTCACGCACCAGTCCTTCGGTGGCGAGGAAGCGACGGCGCGACATTTCCGCACCCGGGTGGTTGTAATCGAAGCTGATGGCAGGTTTGCCGTTGGCACTGATACCGTGCAGCTGCAGGCCGTTATCCAGCGCCTGGCGCAGCATTTTGCGTGCATGGTCCATGTTCATAGTCTGCGAATCCTTGCAAAGTCGGACACTCCCAAACACGTTCGGGTGCATGGGATGTTTCCATTTTCTTCACATTTTTTTCACGCAGGCAAGTTTTCTCGCTGCCAGCACAGCAGGCGGTTGTTGGCCGGCATGCCGTGATCCTCAAGCAGGCGCAGTCTGGCGTCCTGTGCCAGCGCATCGACCGCTTCGAAATCACGGATGCCCTGATGCGGGGCCTGTTGTTTGAGCCACCCATCGAATTCCGCGTTGCTTGGGCTTGAGTAGCCACCGTTGTAGTTGAAGGGCCCGTAGATCAACAGCTTGCCGCCTGGGCGCAGGCATTTGGCGGCCTCGCGCATGAGGATTGGGCTGGCCTCCCAGGGCATGATGTGCAGGGTGTTGGCGCTGAAGATGGCATCGTAGCGGGCATGCGGCCAGGGGCCGCTGAATACGTCCAGCGCCAGTGGTTCCAGACGCCGCTCGGGGGGCAGATCATCTAGCCAGGCGGCGATGCCGGGGAGATTCTCGTTGCGGTCCGAGCATTGCCAGCGCCACGCCGGCATGGCCGTTGCGAAGTGCAGCGCATGCTGGCCAGTGCCGCTGCCGATTTCGAGAATGTGGGCCTGCGCGGGCAGATGGGTGCGCAACCGGTCCAGTATCGGTTCGGCGTTGCGTTCGCAGGCAGGGGCAAATGGTCGTGTCATGGGGTGATCCGCTTGATGCTCACAACGGCTGTGGGGCTGAGCGCGCGGGCAGCTTCGTGCAGGGCCGGCTGCACAAGCTCTTCCAGCTGCCAGGGCGGCTGGATGATCAGCATGCCGCTGCCGTACATGCCGTAATCGCCCAGCGGTTCGCGCACATCCAGAGTGATGTGCAGGCAGTCGGCAGCCGCCAGGGCCATGATCTTGTCGAGCATGGGCTGGGCCGGCGCGCGCGGCAGCCGCGGATACCACAGCGCTAGGCATGCGGCGCGAAAATGCGTGCGCAGGTGTTCGATGGTGGCCACGCACTGGGCGTATTCGCTTTTGAGTTCGTAGGCCGGGTCGATCAGGACCAGACCGCGTTTCTGGGCTGGGGGCATGAGCGCGCGGGCGGCCTCGTGACCATCGCGTTGATGCACATGAGCGCGTGGCTCATGCCGCAGGCTGGTGCGCAGGGCCGGTGCATCCTGTGGGTGCAATTCGCACAGCTGCACAACGTCGTCTTCGCGTAGCGCCGCGCAGGCCAGCAACGGCGACCC harbors:
- a CDS encoding GAK system CofD-like protein encodes the protein MMMPRVRVQHSVEVPDLLRLSRYRKYPELGPKVLFFSGGTALNGLSRELKNFTHNSIHLVTPFDSGGSSAELRRAFNMPAIGDLRARLMALADETILGHPEITQLFNHRLSREGRAKSLRHELEQLAAGKSALMKDVSSPMRSVIRNHLGYFLEAMPADFDLRGASIGNLILTGGYLNQNQDIDPILFLFSRLVNVQGTVRAIVNDTAHLGAVLRDGQEILGQHRLTGKEVAPLDSPIARLFLSSDAQRRRDVCPKLGKKNRKLIESADLICFPPGSYYSSLRANLLPHGVGCAVANNPNPKVYVPNLAQDPEQAGHSFSELLDGLIDALRHDGGGHQPDGKWLDFVLVDRKNGSYPKGLSRQHLARKGVELIDLPLISKTSAPYYDNELLVHALLSLA
- a CDS encoding DUF938 domain-containing protein, which encodes MTRPFAPACERNAEPILDRLRTHLPAQAHILEIGSGTGQHALHFATAMPAWRWQCSDRNENLPGIAAWLDDLPPERRLEPLALDVFSGPWPHARYDAIFSANTLHIMPWEASPILMREAAKCLRPGGKLLIYGPFNYNGGYSSPSNAEFDGWLKQQAPHQGIRDFEAVDALAQDARLRLLEDHGMPANNRLLCWQRENLPA
- a CDS encoding 23S rRNA (adenine(2030)-N(6))-methyltransferase RlmJ gives rise to the protein MLSYRHAYHAGNHADVLKHLCLLALIERLTLKPKPLCYFETHAGAGRYRGDSAAADKTGEHAEGAGRLLDHRAQNALLARYLRLLHDAQPDYPGSPLLACAALREDDVVQLCELHPQDAPALRTSLRHEPRAHVHQRDGHEAARALMPPAQKRGLVLIDPAYELKSEYAQCVATIEHLRTHFRAACLALWYPRLPRAPAQPMLDKIMALAAADCLHITLDVREPLGDYGMYGSGMLIIQPPWQLEELVQPALHEAARALSPTAVVSIKRITP